The DNA region TCTGCCGCGTAACCGTACCTATTTCGGAGGATCCATCGCCTTCAACAACCGGTATTCGGCCCAGGACTGCACTATCAAGAATATGTCTGCCGATGGTGCCATGTTAACCTTCGCCAGTACTGCAAGCATTCCTGAAGTATTCGATCTGACAATCGCCCAGAAATCGCGGAGCTATATCGGCAAGGTCATTTGGCGCGAGCCCGAGCGAATGGGAATCATGTTCCTGAACTCGAAGCTCGAGACGCCGCCGATCCCGCTCGACTTGGCTCGGCGCCTGAAAGCTTGCGAGGCCGAGAAGGAGGCGCTCAAGCAGCGCATTGCGCGGCTGAGCGAGCCAGCTTGAAACAGTGCCGGCAAACCGTTTCAAATTGAAATCCCGCCGCTTGACCTTCGCCTGGCGCGACCGGTCTCGGCGGTAAGCTTAACGCTGGACGCGGGGCTCGCCGATTCGGCGCTCCGACCCCCCAAAAACGCCGTTTCAAAATTCCTCGTTCGCGCTTGACACCCGTTTTGCCAGGGCCGAGATTAGAATGCGTCGAAAATCGAAGCGACCGAGGCCGGCCATCTCGGCATGATGCGCATCCCGGTCGGCTTCGGCATTTCGTTTCCAAATGCCCGCGGCGAGGGCCGCGCGGGCTAGAAAGCGGCGAGCCCCGTCACGGGCATCGCGTGGAGGACATGATGGCGAGCGTTTCCCTGACAATCAACGGCAAGGCGGTGAAGGCGACCGTCGATCCGCGCACCTTGCTGGTCGAGTTCCTGCGCGAGCACCAACGCCTGACTGGCACGCATGTGGGCTGCGACACCAGCCAATGCGGCGCCTGCACGGTGCATATGGAT from Rhizobiales bacterium GAS188 includes:
- a CDS encoding PilZ domain-containing protein yields the protein MSERRRLPRNRTYFGGSIAFNNRYSAQDCTIKNMSADGAMLTFASTASIPEVFDLTIAQKSRSYIGKVIWREPERMGIMFLNSKLETPPIPLDLARRLKACEAEKEALKQRIARLSEPA